GATCCCGACCCTTCAACCCCTGTTCCTGAGCACCACTCACCCTGTCCCGACAAGTCGTCAAGCGTCATCGCAGATCTCGCGAGTTTGCTAGCCGATGCCAGGTCGTCCGGGAAAGGGCACCTCGTGGCAATGGGCGAGTTCGGTCTCGACTACGACCGGTTGCACTATTGCAACAAGACAGTCCAGCTACACTCGTTCAAGTCTCAACTTGAACTGGCTGCCTCTATCTCCCCACAGCTACCACTCTTCCTGCACTCGAGAGCCGCGCACGCCGACTTCGTGGCGTGTCTCAAGGCCGCCTTTGGAGACAAGCTGGAGAGGCTGGAAAAGGGAGGCGTAGTCCACAGCTTCACGGGGACGCCCGATGAGATGCGCGAGCTCATGGACCTGGGCCTATACATTGGCATCAACGGATGCAGCTTCAAGACAAAGGAGAACTGCGACGTTGTCAAGGAGATTCACCTTGACCGGCTCATGCTGGAAACCGACGGGCCGTGGTGCGAGGTGCGTCCTAGCCACGAGGGTTGGCGGTATCTGGTTGAGAAGACGGCGTCCGAGGCGCCCGCAGCAAATggctccgcgacgccgtcaggGCCCCCACAAAAACAGCCCAAGAAGAATCAGAAGAAGGAGCCGGAGGCTTTTGAGCGTTACAAGGTCGTCAAGAAAGAGAAGTGGCAAGAGGGTGCCATGGTCAAGGGTCGAAACGAGCCGTGCAACATCGAGCGAGTGGccaaggtcgtcgccgccatcaagggGGTGGAGCTGGAAGAGGTTTGCGAAGCAGCGTGGAGAAACACGATACAAGTGTTCGGACTTGGCGAAGAGAAATAGACCTTGATTGCAGCGTGTTGAGGGGTATCATTGCGTAGAAGTAGAAGTCATCAAACATGAGCGGCGCTGCGTTGCTTGCATCATAGTCCTGCACCCTTGTGGCCCCGAACCCGTCCGTGCCTGATGATCCCCGTTGTCACACCTGCTTCTCCAGTCATCCAACCAGGCAtacgctcgccgtcgacaatACCCGCCTCAACCAGCTGTCGGATCCCCGCGAAGACATGCGATCCAACAAAGGCGACCCTGACGGTAGGTGTCCATCGGGaggcctcctcctcatcgtcggtgACATCGACATCAACGCGGGCCTGACGAagagcggcgtcgaccttgcTCCGCCTCCGGTCCAGCGGTTGCTCCTCAGACGTCTCCTGTTCACCGTCTGCCTCCTGGCCTTGTGCTGCACCACGCGATGCAGGAAAAGGGTCCCGCATCAGAAAATCGGCCCTCTCCACCCCTGTTCCATCTGCGATTAGGCCACTGTTTCCGAAGCGGGCTTTCGCGACAAGCCTCGCCCTCTTGGCTTCACGCTGTTGCTTGGACGACGTCGCTCCCCTCTTCTGAGCCGCGCCAGGACGCGAGGAGTCTTCTGACAGAGCAGGCTTCGGCAACACAGTCTCTAGCGGAGACTCCTTGGCTTTCTCGTCCGAGTATATgctccagccgccgccacacgCGTTGCTCCGTCCCGGCCCGCGcttgtcgagcagggcggACAAATTCCTGCTGGTCAAGCTAGAACTCTTGAGCGTATAGCGCTGTCGGGGCCGCGACAATGCCTTGGGAACTCCATTGACTATGAGATTGTGTAGACTCTTGGAatcaccggcgccgcccaggcccgTGGATTGCGGCCTCGATAGATAGAGCGCGGGAGAGCCATCTGGAAACGCCAAGTAGACTGTTCGCGAGGCGCTGAGGTTTGCTGTGGCGCTGGAGGAATCCCCGGTCGTCATGGCCAAACTGGTGTTGTACGGAGAGTCGATGACGAAGATGCGGAGCAGTAGTAAGGGAAGGTCTTTGGGACGATAGAAGTGGTAGTGCGCCTTGACATCTGGCAGGACTTGGTGCTGAAGGTTTTGGAGAAAGGTCGATGGATGGAAGCGCGGTATCGCCAGACTCTCGTGGTTGACCTtgggcagctcctcctcgccctccgtGGACGGCGGCTTCAGGGGTAGAATGCTATACGCAGTCCACTTTTGAGAGGTAGGATGCTCGTCAAAGTACGAAAAGTCGACCATGGCGAGCTGGAACAGGGTGAGACCATGCCGCCAATCGCCCTCCAGCACGCGGCTGGCAACATCTCTCTTCGAGCCCTTTTGTTGCTGCATGTCCGAATAGAGCTCCCGCAGCTCGTTGACGGAGCGGCATAGCGGATACAAGTCGTCGgggtcatcgtcatcgtcatcctcaacAGTACCACGCCTGCGCTTGAGGTACGGCAGCGCATTGGCGAGCGAGTTTTCGTCAAGCCAGTCGAGGACCAGTGAGATGAGTGACTCGCGTGACAGGCGATTGAGagccttgacgacggccgggtTGGACGACTCGACACGGAgggacgacggcagccgcgccttGGTTGGTATTGAGAGCCGAGCCATCGCCAGAGGCGTTGCGCGTGCGCAGAGAAAACGAAGAGACGAGCACGGCAGGCAGACTCCCTCAGATTCAGGGATACTTCTCAATCGCCATGAGAGCTCAAGTTGCAGTCAACAACCCTGTGATAAGTCGGCTCGCCCCACCACAATCGACGCGACTTTGGATTCCCTCGAACCAGACGCGTCGCACACTCACTTCCAGCGGGCGGGTCTGACCGGCGGATACCCGAGTACGTAAGCACAGCAAGATGCACGTGATATTGATCCTCAGCCGCCATGCAGCATGCCgataggtacgtacctgcccCGACATGCAGAGGTAATGCGCCGCATGGTCTCTGGATGGAAGCAAACTACGGTACGGAACTGAATCTGCGCTTGCCGTACCAAATGACCATGAACGCATCCAGGAGTGTGTTGAAATAAAGCGTGCCGCAACAGAGCGGGCGATGCTTTTTTCTGGCTACTGGGCGGCTGGACCTGCCCGCTTGAGCAGCGGACCGATGGTGTGGTGAAGCATGTGCGCGGACCCCGGCCTTCAGCCCCGATCCCGCCCGCGGGGGGACGCCAGATTCTGCGTGATTAACTTTGCTTAGGATCATCGGACCGTAATGATCCAGATGCAGGGTCCCGTAGCGGCCGCTGGAAGGACAGCGTCGCCTTCCACCAGTCACCGGCCTCGAGCAAAGCACCTGAACTTGCCATGCTGCTGGGTGCAACCAGTCAAGAAGACGTGCAGAGCTGGCACCGCTGAGGGACAAAAGACGTGCGCGACAGTCTCATCAATGAAAAAGCGATCGATGATCTGGTGCACAGACAAGCCAATTGCTTCATCCAGGCGTCATCGAAACATGTGCTCCGCCCGCCGTTGCAACACTGGCGTTATTACTGCTGCGATGGAAGTAGAGTTGCGGCAGTCCTCGGCGACCGGCGCAACCGGCGACGGCCTTAATTACGCCCGGCCAGCAGCCCTTGTCGCGCTGATAATCCGACGTCGTAATGACTTCGACAAATGATAAGAAACCCGTGCCCGGAGACCCGGCTGCTCATTGGCCGCTCGGTCGTGGGCCGGTGGAGGAAGGTGGGGGTCCGGACTGTCGATTGTTAAGCACGCCTTTTTTGCGCCCCGCCTCTGGTCTGGTCTTTGGTGCCTGCGAACGCCTGCGGGCGCTTTCGGCTTCCCCTCGGCTTGCCCATTCGGCTCTGCCTGCGTGCGTGGCCTGACAAAACTGCCACTCATGACCCTCCCCCACCCGCTGCCCCGGCCCCAAGCCTGCCTCTCGACACTTCCGCCACCAGTCGTGAACCTTCACTTCCACCTGTCAACCACCCATCGATCTCCACGACAGCGTTGAACGCCCACTTCATCGttttcgacgacgacgcatcaCCGCGAGTGAGATACAATCGGCAGCGACGAAATCCGTCTCTTCCGAACCTCGTTTTTCGACCGTGAGGCGACTTTTTCGGTGGCGCACGCACAAGTTCACCCCGCGCTCGCATTTGCTGGCAATTCATAgccacgacggcatcgccgaaCCGAACGCCTGCTCGGTCTATGGGCACAGGTTACTAGCTCTGATTCCCCATAAACGACAAATCACATCATAATGTCGACTTACAACGGACGACACGGCCCCAACGTGTCGCAATACCTGCGGGACCTCAACACCATTAGCCCCCAGGacaccacggccgccgacgagggcttcAACATGGAGGACGACCTCTCCCTCTTTACCAACACCCAGTTCTTCGACTTCGACTCTGGCCAGAACCTGGATTATCAAGCCCAGCCTGTCAAGGTCGACGTCAAGAATGCCGGCCGCCACAGTTCGAATGCGTCCGATGAGGCGACcacggccgcgccctcggtCATTGGCGACATGCCCAACCTGGACTTTATGTCTGGTAAGTGCGGAACTACTCCATATGTCTACCTACTTTTCTTTTGGCAACGGTTGTCGTCTCTTCTCCGTCTGTTTCGACGGACCAGCCGCGGGGGTAATCGCAGCCGCTTTTGGCCGCGAAACTCCTGCGGGGTTTGCGACTCCTCCCGTTACACTTGCCCAAAGCGCAAATCACACAATATGCACCCTTGATTTCCCTTCACCCCCCGCTGCATCCTGCGGCACTGCTCTACCTATCAAGCAGCGATGCGATCGTGTCCGCGCGCTGGTTTGGTCTGACCAGACCGTTGCATGCCGGTTTGAGTGGGGCATCTCACACCAACCACATGCGGCTGACAAATGATCTGCGATGGTGCAATTCCTCGTGATCTGCCACCCGCGGCTCCTTATCGCGCGTCTGGTACAGCGCTATCAGCCGGCGCTGCCCTCCTGCGATAGCCTCACATACTTGCACCCTCCCTTCTGTGGAGCCTTGGGCGCTCTCATGGAGTTGTTTTGTCCTTTCAGCAATGGCAGTACCGCGGATTGAGTGGAGCTTCCCTGGCTAACCACCTTTTGTACCAGGCGACTTCAACTTCAGCGAGTTCAACAACGCATATGCGTCCCCGTCCATGAACACGTTCCCTGATGGTGCCTCATCTttcccgccgctgcagcccaaCCACGCGCCAGTCCAGTCCCACCCGTCGCAAGCCCAGTTCCGGCAAGAagccgcccggcccggcgagaagcgcaaggccgaggctATGGCGGCCCCAACCCCGCAGCTCAACTTTGAGGAgtcgtcgcgcgtcgccgctgaGGAAGACAAGCGGAGGCGGAACacagccgccagcgcccgcttCCGgatcaagaagaagcagcgaGAGCAGGCTCTCGAGAAGTCGGCCAAGGAGATGACGGACAAGATCACCGCCTTGGAGGGCAAAGTGTCGCAGCTCGAGACGGAGAACAAGTGGCTCAAGAacctcctcgtcgagaagaacgagggcagcgacgacATCACGGCCCTGTGGAAGGAGTTTACGAAGCACGCGACGGAGAAGACCAAGGCCGCGTCAGCCGCGTCcggggccgagggcgccaagGAGGAGCGGTGACGCAGGGCAAAGCCGGGTTGAGCCAGAGGTGTGAGAGCTTGAGCCTCTGGCGGCGTTGTGCGGTTCAGGCGTTGTTTGCTTCCGGGTGAAAAGGGTCGGCAGGCTGGCAGACGCGCTGTGGGACAACCGAGAACCGGTTGGCAGTCGATGACGTGAAGGCTATATATCACCACATACATGACGCGAAGGAGCGCATAGAAAGCCTACGGGCTCGGAGTGGACGAGTTATTGTTTGCACGAAATACATAACGTTTCAATTGTTACTCGATGAGCTGTCACTAGCGGCCTGTGATTCCCGGAGAGTGGTCAGACGAAGCTTATTGCGCTTGCCCAGGATCCTGAGCGTGTTCTGCCTCTCTATGTCGGTCATCTCGGCCCAGTTTGATATCCTGGACATGGTGCCGTCCCGGTTGACCACGAGCGGCCCGAGCCCATCGAGCTTGACGGTcgtgccctcgccgctgacGTCTAGAGTGGTCACGTCGCTCCCCTGTCCAGGCGCCGGGAGCGCCTTGTCCGCCGCCACGGTCCCAGACGGGCGCTGCTCGTCTTGGCCCTGCTCGGAGCCCTCTTGAGACTTGGTTTCGGCagactgctgctgctgctgctgctgggaggaggaggaagaagaagagccgctccaggacgtggtcgacgcggcgcggctgtagccggcggcggacggtgaatcggccatggtggcggggAGGCTGAAGCTGGGACGGATTCGTGGTGGTGCACgaggggtggcggcggcggcgatgcaggagaggcgggcgatgcagcgggcggcgtggcgggcgaTCAGGGACATTACTAtcaggcgggcaggcgggctaCGCGCCAGGCGGCGGGTAGGTTGCTGTGGTCTAGCTTGCGGGCTGTACTCGTGCGGACAACAACCTCTGAAGCGAGCGACGTAGAAGGGGATGGTGGCACGATGGCAGTGAACAAGGAAGAAAAAAGTGTCAGATCCCGAGCCtaggggctggctggccgttggGATCGCCGGGCCGACAAAGGGTTGTGGCGTGCGCGAGGTGTGGTgttgtggtggtgttgaTTCGTGAGAATGAGATTTGAAGTCTCCAAGTTTCAACGCTGCGGATGTCGTCGGTAAGTGTTGGGCGGCCATGTCTCCACCacggcccctcctccccccacgGGCGCAACCAAAGCAAACCCCACCCCCTGGTAATTTTTCTCGAAGACCCTAGAAGATGGCATCGCGGTAGCGCCCGCACCAGGCAGCAGGAGATGGTATATGCAGGGAGGGGTTGCGGGCAGCGTTTCACGACATGCCTTTTTGATTCCACGGGCGCGCAACACTGCATGTGCAGGGAATTGGGTGCGGTATATATACGGAGTACGTACATTTTGACGGGTCGCTAAAAGGGGCTGTTGGCAGGCAGAGGTTAATTCGTGGTTCGCGTACTCCGAAGTTTCAGGCAGATACTTCTCTAGCGTCTCTTATTACAAGGCGCATCTCACGCCTCACAGGACCGGATACGAAAAGTTGCAAGTAAGTTAGTACGTTACCATCACTAGTAGGGCAATCATGGCGGCCGATGCTCGGCAGCATGCCATCCCAAAAAGGGCTGTCCAACAGAGACGGGGGGCCGTGGAAGGCCACCCGGGTGAGAAGCTCAAGGTGAACAGGACCAGGAGCTTGCTACGCTGCGTACTGCTTACCTACTCCCTACTATCGACTGTCAATGCTGGaggtgctgccgctgagTGGCACTATCACTGAATTCGTTCCACCTCTTAATCGCGTTTCCCCCTTCTCGCGTAACTTTCATCAGAGCTGCCGTGCAGGGGGGCTTATAAAACTCGTGCCTCCAAACTCTGTCAAGCCGCTACTCATTTGTCACGACGCCAAACTTTCCATCGCCTGCCTGGTCTTTTATCCGAGGGCCCTGGCGGCGATAGTTGCACCGCTGCCGCATCAGGCGGTGGTggctcatcatcggcgtGCTGCACCAATTGTCTGTTGAGGCCGAGAATATGAATCCTCTGACGGTGGTTCCAGTACCTCTGTCTCTCCTTCTCAGCCGCCTGCGCTGTCTCGCGCTCGGCTGCAGGGAGCCTGGTGATAGCATCTCGGATCTCCTCCCGCCGCGCGTACTCCTTGACGCGCTGCGGATAGGTGAAGCCGTCCGGGGAGTTGACTGTTGCGTTTTGCGGCTTCCCATTAGCACAGGCGATGCGTGTGATGAGATGGCAAGGAGAGAAAGTTACAGGAAGCAGTTACGGAAAGCAGGTAGGACGAAACGTACTGTCAGTgaagaagtcgtcggcgAGTCTGCCGAGttcctcgctgccctcggcAACCCGACAGATGCCAAAGATTTCCGAATGCTCCCAATCGACGGCCGTGTCAGCGTCGACGAAGCTGGCttcgtgctcgccgccaaagatgTCGTGCTCTTTGATGTAGTCGATGCTTAAGATGGCGTTGACGCTCAGTCCCTCCAGAACATGCCACTCATAGTTAATCGGgtagtcgtcgtcctctCGCAAGGCccaagacgccgtcgccacgccGAGGGTTGTGGTCTCGGATCCGTCCGCGAACCTGACCTTGATCCTCCGTGTCCGGTCGATATCGAGACCGCGGTATGCCGCATAGGAAGCAGCCATAGCCATGATGGTAGAACCCGTATCCGGAACCGCCACGCACGGCAAGCCGCCAACGAACCCCGCTAGACGTGCCTTTTCCTCACCCCCGTAGGCAGTGTGACCGTCTAATAGCCGGAGGGAGACTCTCTCTTGGCCAAACGGCCCGATGGGCACGTCGTTCAGGCGGCTTTTATGCCGTGGTGAAAATGTCCCCGTATCGCTCAGAAACTTGAAAGGGAGGATGAGATCATGCTCGAGCCGTGGCATGATGGCACACCGTAGAGAGTACGACACCCCGCTtccctcctcgtctgcgtAGTTGAAGTTGACCTGGACGACGCCAGATGATTCGCGACTTTGTCCGCACGGAAGCTTTATAGGCTTCCCTGCGCTCCCAGGTTCTGGAGTCAGACCCAaacgcctcgctcgcccttcTGATATCGCCACACAGTTGGCGCCCGTGTCAACTAGGGCAGATATGGGAGTGCCGTTGATgcagccgtcgacgcgccaTTCAAATTGGGTTTTTGGGTGCTGCAATGCGTTTACCCGCGCTTTGTTCGCGGAATACTGCGAGGCGAGACGCCGTAGAGTCTCAGAGGCGGTCCGATGCTGGCTAGCCCTGAAGAAGTCGTGATGCTCATGAAGAAGGGATCGGTGCAGCGAAATAATGGCTTGGTACTGAGCTTGGCTGAGTTGCATCGTCTCCTGCGAGCGATCGTACTCTATGCACTTGCTCTCGATCATGACTAAACCGGCGTAGATGCCCTTTACCTCGGCGACAAGCTGCTCTGGGGAGATGGGTCTCGTCTCGGGCTGCCTTATCATCTCAATTGCCGAAGAAGGCTCGACGGGGGAGCCACGGATCCGGGGGGTGGAAAGTCGCGTCCTCGTTTGTTGGGTCCGATGGGCATGGTTGGAGCTGGCGAGCTGCGAGTGTCTCGGTCGTGACGTCCTTtgctgcgcgtcgtcgtctggatTCCAGAGTTGGCGAGCGGTTGGCCGGTTCTTAGATGCAAGGCCACGCTCGAAGTCACTGGCGACGCTCGGTctcgcgcggctgcggcctggggtgggtggtgaggaacgacgctgctgggccaccgaggcgggcggcgagcagagCTTCTTGCTGCGA
The genomic region above belongs to Purpureocillium takamizusanense chromosome 5, complete sequence and contains:
- a CDS encoding uncharacterized protein (COG:S~EggNog:ENOG503NYG6) produces the protein MPPPAPAMEQLSRGWVHHLRKTARQETAARGCCPLCAAEIQPDLDAFKAHVRADVSRHPALADDADIEEAFKHVTIQNPRLEVAAPSSEATGVGRPARKRPVPSAWAAVNDDGLQRPEDDPVDEDQREGNQRRSKKLCSPPASVAQQRRSSPPTPGRSRARPSVASDFERGLASKNRPTARQLWNPDDDAQQRTSRPRHSQLASSNHAHRTQQTRTRLSTPRIRGSPVEPSSAIEMIRQPETRPISPEQLVAEVKGIYAGLVMIESKCIEYDRSQETMQLSQAQYQAIISLHRSLLHEHHDFFRASQHRTASETLRRLASQYSANKARVNALQHPKTQFEWRVDGCINGTPISALVDTGANCVAISEGRARRLGLTPEPGSAGKPIKLPCGQSRESSGVVQVNFNYADEEGSGVSYSLRCAIMPRLEHDLILPFKFLSDTGTFSPRHKSRLNDVPIGPFGQERVSLRLLDGHTAYGGEEKARLAGFVGGLPCVAVPDTGSTIMAMAASYAAYRGLDIDRTRRIKVRFADGSETTTLGVATASWALREDDDYPINYEWHVLEGLSVNAILSIDYIKEHDIFGGEHEASFVDADTAVDWEHSEIFGICRVAEGSEELGRLADDFFTDINSPDGFTYPQRVKEYARREEIRDAITRLPAAERETAQAAEKERQRYWNHRQRIHILGLNRQLVQHADDEPPPPDAAAVQLSPPGPSDKRPGRRWKVWRRDK
- a CDS encoding uncharacterized protein (EggNog:ENOG503NVMD~COG:L), producing MVTGSDFQSSRDALKLADEHPGTVFATAGIHPCSSSIFSSGGHSHENGHSVPCDPDPSTPVPEHHSPCPDKSSSVIADLASLLADARSSGKGHLVAMGEFGLDYDRLHYCNKTVQLHSFKSQLELAASISPQLPLFLHSRAAHADFVACLKAAFGDKLERLEKGGVVHSFTGTPDEMRELMDLGLYIGINGCSFKTKENCDVVKEIHLDRLMLETDGPWCEVRPSHEGWRYLVEKTASEAPAANGSATPSGPPQKQPKKNQKKEPEAFERYKVVKKEKWQEGAMVKGRNEPCNIERVAKVVAAIKGVELEEVCEAAWRNTIQVFGLGEEK
- a CDS encoding uncharacterized protein (COG:K~EggNog:ENOG503P6XY) produces the protein MSTYNGRHGPNVSQYLRDLNTISPQDTTAADEGFNMEDDLSLFTNTQFFDFDSGQNLDYQAQPVKVDVKNAGRHSSNASDEATTAAPSVIGDMPNLDFMSGDFNFSEFNNAYASPSMNTFPDGASSFPPLQPNHAPVQSHPSQAQFRQEAARPGEKRKAEAMAAPTPQLNFEESSRVAAEEDKRRRNTAASARFRIKKKQREQALEKSAKEMTDKITALEGKVSQLETENKWLKNLLVEKNEGSDDITALWKEFTKHATEKTKAASAASGAEGAKEER
- a CDS encoding uncharacterized protein (EggNog:ENOG503NVMD~COG:L), which gives rise to MFSRLFQHRVISRSSSPLFGQALSITSMASETAAAIAPTGATYTPRYADIGINLADPIFRGRYHGSQRHPDDLAAVIGRAREVGCTKLMVTGSDFQSSRDALKLADEHPGTVFATAGIHPCSSSIFSSGGHSHENGHSVPCDPDPSTPVPEHHSPCPDKSSSVIADLASLLADARSSGKGHLVAMGEFGLDYDRLHYCNKTVQLHSFKSQLELAASISPQLPLFLHSRAAHADFVACLKAAFGDKLERLEKGGVVHSFTGTPDEMRELMDLGLYIGINGCSFKTKENCDVVKEIHLDRLMLETDGPWCEVRPSHEGWRYLVEKTASEAPAANGSATPSGPPQKQPKKNQKKEPEAFERYKVVKKEKWQEGAMVKGRNEPCNIERVAKVVAAIKGVELEEVCEAAWRNTIQVFGLGEEK
- the CHL4 gene encoding chromosome loss- protein (COG:S~EggNog:ENOG503P0M1), whose translation is MARLSIPTKARLPSSLRVESSNPAVVKALNRLSRESLISLVLDWLDENSLANALPYLKRRRGTVEDDDDDDPDDLYPLCRSVNELRELYSDMQQQKGSKRDVASRVLEGDWRHGLTLFQLAMVDFSYFDEHPTSQKWTAYSILPLKPPSTEGEEELPKVNHESLAIPRFHPSTFLQNLQHQVLPDVKAHYHFYRPKDLPLLLLRIFVIDSPYNTSLAMTTGDSSSATANLSASRTVYLAFPDGSPALYLSRPQSTGLGGAGDSKSLHNLIVNGVPKALSRPRQRYTLKSSSLTSRNLSALLDKRGPGRSNACGGGWSIYSDEKAKESPLETVLPKPALSEDSSRPGAAQKRGATSSKQQREAKRARLVAKARFGNSGLIADGTGVERADFLMRDPFPASRGAAQGQEADGEQETSEEQPLDRRRSKVDAALRQARVDVDVTDDEEEASRWTPTVRVAFVGSHVFAGIRQLVEAGIVDGERMPGWMTGEAGVTTGIIRHGRVRGHKGAGL
- a CDS encoding uncharacterized protein (EggNog:ENOG503P6PG) gives rise to the protein MSLIARHAARCIARLSCIAAAATPRAPPRIRPSFSLPATMADSPSAAGYSRAASTTSWSGSSSSSSSQQQQQQQSAETKSQEGSEQGQDEQRPSGTVAADKALPAPGQGSDVTTLDVSGEGTTVKLDGLGPLVVNRDGTMSRISNWAEMTDIERQNTLRILGKRNKLRLTTLRESQAASDSSSSNN
- a CDS encoding uncharacterized protein (EggNog:ENOG503NVMD~COG:L), producing the protein MGEFGLDYDRLHYCNKTVQLHSFKSQLELAASISPQLPLFLHSRAAHADFVACLKAAFGDKLERLEKGGVVHSFTGTPDEMRELMDLGLYIGINGCSFKTKENCDVVKEIHLDRLMLETDGPWCEVRPSHEGWRYLVEKTASEAPAANGSATPSGPPQKQPKKNQKKEPEAFERYKVVKKEKWQEGAMVKGRNEPCNIERVAKVVAAIKGVELEEVCEAAWRNTIQVFGLGEEK